The uncultured Paludibaculum sp. sequence GAATGCGGCGCAGCGGAAGTTTTGGGAGAAGAAGCCGGCGGAGGAGTTGTTTGATCTGCGAGTGGATCGGGACGAAGTCAACAACTTGGCGGGATCGGCGCAACACAAGGCGGTGCTGGCCGAACTGCGGAAGGCGCACTTGGCCCACGAGCGCGAACTTCGCGATGTCGGGCTTCTGCCGGAAGACGAGATCCACCAGCGGTCGAAGGGCGGAGCTCCGTACGATATGGGTCACGACGACAAGCTGTACTCCGCGGATAAGGTACTGGCAGCGGCGGACCTGGCCTCGTCACTAAAGCCAGGTGTCGGCAAGGAACTGAAGGCATTGATGGGAGACCGGGACTCGGCGTTGCGCTACTGGGGCGCTTTAGGCGTGCTGATGCGCGGCCCGGAAGAGGTGGGGGCTGCCCGCACGGAGTTGCTGGCGCTGCGTAGTGGACCGGCTCCGGCCGCGGCCATTGTGGCTGCGGAAGCATTGGGGCAGCACGGCACGCCGGAGGATCTGAAAGAGTCGCTCGCTCTACTGATCCGCCTCTCGGATTACGAGAAGCATGGTGCCTACGTCGCGATGCAGGCTCTGAACGCGATTACCGCGTTGGGAGCAAAAGCGGCGCCTTTGAAGGATCAGATTCAGGCGTTACCGGCCGCGGCTCCGGATCCGAAGGACCGCGGCCGTGCGGACAACTTCCAGAAACTGAAGCGCTACCTGTTGGAGGAAGTGTTGGCTTAGTACAGGGTTTCCGAAGTTCGCACACGTGTCGGCGGTAGGCTCTCAGCGATCAGCACTCAGCAATCAGCCCGCGCCGGTGTAGCTGACGGCTAAGAGCTGATCGCTGACGGCTGCGTCGCAAATGCGTCACGATAATTCCGAACGTGAGTACTTAAGGTCGAGGCGACAGGCGCAGCACCCGGACGGCGTTCGGCTCCAGATGGACCGAGAATTCGACGACTTGTGGCAAGGATTGAAGGGCCACGGTGCCGGGATTGATGAGGTCCACGGCCTGGAGGTTTCCACCGGGCACACGGAGGCGGACTATCGATTCCACCGGTTTGGCGGAGTGATTGAGGACAAAGACGAGCCGGTCTGGGCCGGATTCGAGCCAACGGACCTCCGCGTTGGCGGTCTGGACCGGACGGGTGACGCCGCTCCAGGCCAGCAGGCTGTCGAAGAATCGCGCAGACGCAGCAGTGGGCGTGGTTTGATAGGCGGCGCTCAGGTAGGAACCGAGCATGAGGGTTCTGCCGCGGCCAAAGGTGGAGGCGACGGCAGCCGCATCGCCGTTGACATAGCGGGCGACGACACGGGAGGCCGGGCCAAGCGGCTCAAGGGATTCTTCGAACCAGGTACCGGGCAGCGCATCGCCAGACTGGAGGCCAGGGAATGCTGTGCTGGCCCAATGGATGACGGTTCGGCCCTTCGGTGCGGTTTGGATTGCAGTTTCGCGGCATCCCATGAGCTCCCAGAGGCCCATGCCGGGGATACGATCTGACGCCTTGCCGCCCTCGTTCATCCAACCGAGGCGAGCCTCGGCAACCAAAGCCCCTCCAGCGGCGACGTACGCCCGCAGGAGCTGCGCTGGAGCTTCCGGCATCATGAGCGGGTAAGGGAAGTAGACAAGCTTGTATTGACGCAGCTTCTCCGGCGTGAGATGAGCGATGTGGATGAAGTCGATGGGGACGTTTGTGGAGAAGAGAGCGCGATGGATGCCGAGGAGGGAGTCGCGTTCGATGCCGGCGACCTCGCCCTGCGGGCCGCCGTAGACCGCGGCGCGCTGGCGGCCTCCAACAAAGTGCGATAGGGGGTTGTAGAGGATGGCGACCTCAGCTTGCGGCGGGCGGGCGTCGAGAAAGAGTTTCTGGTTGCGGTCGACGACACGGGCGATCGACCCGGCTTCGCGGGCACGGGCGGTGATGGTGCCATCGAGCTGGTTGAGGCCAAAGCCGCCGGATTCGTAGCCGGAGCTCATGGGGTACCAGGCATAGTAGTTGATGGCTTTAGCTCCGCGGGCGAGCGCGGACCAGGTCCAGATGCGGATGTCTTCGGGCGTGACCGTGGGGCTGACGTTGAGGGCGATGGTGCCGAAGCCGCCCTGGAGTTCTCCGATCCAAAAGCCTTTGCGCCCGGCGTCGAAGCCGAAGGATCGGGTGAAGTCGAGGAGGGCGGCCCGCCAGGGGACGTCGCGGTCGATGAAAGCGGAGTGCTTGGGGTAGAAGGAGGTGCCGTAGTAATCGACTTGCCCGGCCATCGTCCAATCGTCGGATTGTCCTTCCCAGTGATGGGGCGAGGCGAAGAGACCGACGCCGGCAGCGTGGCTGGCGGCAAGGCGGTCCGGCGCGGCGTGCTTGGCAGCATCGGCTCGGTCACGGAGATCCTGACCGAGTTTGTCTACGATGAAGGCCTTCCAATCGATGTAGTCGGTGAAGGACAGGATGGTGCTGAATCGGCCGGGCTCCACCTGATCCCACGAGTGATATTGGCGGTACCAGGCGGTGTTGAGGTGATCGAGTGACCCGTATTTAGTCTGGAGCCATGTGCGGAACCGGGCAAGGGTATTGGGGCAGTAGCAGAACTCGGGCTTCTCGATGAAAACGGGCGTGGCCCAGTTGATCACGTGGGGTTCGCTCCAAAGATCGAACCCGAGGAAGGCCGGGCTGCGTTTGAGATGATCGGCGAGGGCTGTGTAGAAAGCGCGGTCGGCGGCACGGACTCCGGCGTGGTCGCGGCAGTAGCCAGGCGCGGACTCAGGCTGTATGACTTCACCGCCGGCTGAGACGAAGCGGGCATCGGGGTATTTCTCGCCGACCCACTGCGGAGCGGAATCCATATAGACCTGGACAAGGAGATGAAGTCCCTCTTCCTGAGCGAGTTCGAGCAGGACGTCGAGAGTCTCAAAGTTGTAACGCTTCTCGGCGGGCTCACCGGTGGCCCAATCGATCCAGGCGCGGAGAGTGTTGAAGCCGAGTGCCTTGATCTGGCGGACATCCTGACGCCAGAGCTCTTTCTTGGTTCGGGCTCCGGATTCGAGCATCGGGGCTCGCGCCTTGCCTCCGCCATACCAGACTGAAATCGGAAAGACAGATTGAGGCTGGGCCTGCAGGGCCAATGTAGCGAGCGCAAAGACGAGTGTGAGGGCAATCCGGATCATGCGGAACTCCGGGCCCAACGGGCCCAGATCCACGGTAGCGTGCGCGGGCGGCGCTTGTCAGAGAGCGGCGCTACACAGATCGGATAGGGTGACGGTATTGGCCATCGTGGCCGACCGGACAACGGAGAGAACCGGACGGGCCTTGGCTTCTTTCTCCATGGCCGTTTGTAGCTGATTCAGGACAGTTTCGGCGGAGAGGGCATCGGGGTGAGTGGGGCCCAGTAGGATGCGCCGCATCTCCAGGGACTGACGGGCCGGCGTGAGGCCGTCCTGGAAGCGGCCGCGGCTGAACTGAAGGGCCGCGAGGTGGTAGCACATGGTAGCAGTGAGGGCGTTGACCTCACCGAATGCGCGCCGGGCGAATAAAATGGCGAGACCGTAAAGGCAGACGGCTTGCTCAAAGTTGCCGGCAAGCCGGTAGTTCAGTGCCAGGTGGTCGCAGGCAGAGATGAGGAGTTCGGGGACTTCGTGGTTCACTTCAGCGAGCCGGACGGCCTGCTGGAACGGGACTTCGGCATGGCGGTAGCGGCCGAGTTGGCGCAATGCGACCCCGTGGAGGATCAACGCGTCAAGGAGAAGGGACTCGCGCTGCCCGGCCGGAATGGACGACCCAAGTTCGTTGAGAACCTCGCGCGCCCTTTCCGCACAGTCGAGGGCTTCGGCCCACGCGCGACGGCGGTCGAGGATCCAACCGAGGCGGCAAAGGGCGGTGACAACATCGACGTGGACGGGACATAGCTCCTCAAGGATGAGGAGAGACTCCCGACAGAGATCCTCGGCCTCATCCAATCGTCCACCTTCCAGACGGTCATAGACGGACTGTCGAATCGCCTTGTGGATAGCACTCATATTCATAACTTTTGCGCCTGCAGGTGGGACGTGGCCCGGACCAGGGACCAGGTTCCGCTACCTCTCGTGGCCTCCAACTAGATGTGCGTAAACGACCGGCAAAATGTGGCAATGCGCGTGGATATTTTTCACGGCTAGAATGGGCTATGGTCAATTTGCCCGGTGGATCTACCCGGGAACAGGTGACGAAGCTTCTTGTGGACTGGGGCCAAGGGAACAAGGAAGCACTGGACCTGCTCACCCCCATTGTTTATAGAGAATTGCACAACTTGGCGGAGCGGTATCTGCGTTTGGAGAGGAACGCGGCAACGCTGCAGCCAACGGCATTGGTGCACGAGGCATATCTAAAACTGGTGGCCCAGGATGCGCCGGACTGGCAGAGCCGGTCGCACTTCTTTGGAGTGGCGGCCCACCTGATGCGGCAGATCCTCGTGGACAACGCTCGGAGACACCGGAGTGAAAAGCGGGGCGGCGGCGTGGCAGACGTTCCGCTGGACGAGGCGTTGTCGCTTGCTCCGGAGCGGAGTGCGGGCGTTATTGCCTTGGACGATGCTCTGAACCAGCTCGCCGTAGTGGATGAACGCAAGGCCAAGGTGATCGAGTTGCGTTTTTTTGGCGGGATGACCGTGGAGGAAACCGCGGATGCGCTGGAGGTCTCGGTGGCTACTGTGGGTAGGGAGCAGAGACTGGCCGAGGCGTGGCTGCATAGAGAGATGAGCCGGACCTCCGCATAGATGACGACGGGATGATGTCACCCGAGAACTGGAAGCGAGTAGAGGAACTGTTCTACGAGGCGGTTGAACTGCCTAAGACGGAGCGCGGGCCGTGGTTGGACGCGCAGTGCGGAGGCGACGCTGAACTGCGGTCAGAGGTTCTGGCGCTGCTGGCCAGTGACGAATCGGGCCGGGGCTTTGTGGAGCAGGAGGTAGCGGGGGCGGTTCTGGAACTGCACTCGCGCCAGACGGCACCGGAAGCGCGGCGGATTGGGCCTTACCGGCTGGTGCGGGAGTTGGGCCGCGGCGGGATGGGTACGGTCTACCTGGCGGAGCGGGCGGACGACCAGTATCAGGGCGAGGTCGCGATCAAGCTGGTCAGGCAGGGGATGGACACCGAGTTCTTCCTGGCCCGGTTCCGGCGGGAGCGCCAGACGCTGGCGCGGCTGCAGCATCCGAACATTGCGCGCCTGCTGGATAGCGGGACGACCGAGGATGGACTGCCATTTATCGTGATGGAACGGGTGGATGGGGTCCCCATCAACACCTATTGCGAGGAACACAAGCTGGGTGTGGAGCCGTTGCTGCGGCTGTACCTGCAGGTCTGCGCCGCGGTGGCGCATGCGCATCAGAATCTGGTGGTGCATCGGGACCTGAAGCCGGGCAACATTCTGGTTGATACGACGGGCACCCCCAAGCTGCTGGATTTCGGCATCTGCAAGCTGCTGCTGCATGAACCGGGGGAAGGTGAGACGGTGACGGGGGCGGCGATGATGACGCCGGACTATGCGAGTCCGGAGCAGGTGCGCGGAGAACCGATCACCGTTGCCAGCGACATTTATTCCCTGGGCGCCGTGCTGTTTGAGCTGCTGACCGGCTCGCGGCCGCACCTGATCGAGAAGTACTCACCGCAGATGCTGGAGCGGGCGATCTGCGAGGAGCAGATCCGGCGGCCGAGCACCTTGGTCAGCGATAAGACCAGGGCGAGGCAACTAGCCGGGGATCTGGACACGATCATCGGCCGGGCGATGCAGAAGGAACCGGCGCGGCGCTACCAGTCGGTAGAACAGTTCGCGAGCGACATCCGCCGTCACCTGGAACACCGGCCCATCACCGCACGGCCGGATACTGTGGCTTACCGGGCGCGAAAGTTCGTCCAAAGGAACGGGGGCGTGATGGCGGCCGGACTGACCGTGGCCGCGGCGTTGACCGGAGGTGTCATCGTGTCGGCGCACGAAGCGGCTGTGGCCCGGCAGAGATTCGGGCAGACACGGAAGCTGGCGAATGCACTGATCTTCGACCTGTACGACAGAGTGAAGCCGCTGCCGGGCTCCCTGGGCGCGCGGGAGGCGATTGTCCGGACGGGCCTGGAGTATCTGGACAACCTGGCGCTGTCGTCCCGGGACGACGGGGATTTGCGGGCGGAACTGGCCGGCGCCTATGAGCGGATGGGCGAGGTGCAGGGCAACATCCTGGGCTCGCACAAGGGCGACACCGAGGGAGCGAAGGCGAGTTTCAGGAAGGCGCTGGCGACGATGGAGGGTTTGCCCAACAACAGCCCGGCCGGCTTGGCACGGCTGAGGGTGTACCAACGGCTTGGCAACCTGGAGAGCTACACGGGACATAAGGCCGAGGCTCTGCGGCTGTATCAGGAAGCAGTGAAGGTCGGCGATGATCTAGCGACGAGCGGGTTGAACAACGAGGCCCGGCGGAGTCTGGCCGGTGTCTACGATTCGATCAGCAGGGTGTACCGGGAAAACGGCAAGTCGAAAGAGTCGCTGGAGAGCGAGAAACAGGCACTGGGGCTGCTGGAGGATGCGCTGAAGGCTAACCCGGAGGACCGGGAGTTGCAGGCATCGGTCGCGGCCACGAATGCAGGGTATGGCATGGCGTTGGCGGGCGTGAACCAACTGGAAGCGGCGGTGAGCCGGTTTCAGCTGGCGGCGGATTCCTGGGAGAAGATCTGCCGGGACGAGCCGACCAACATCGACCACCAGCGGCAAAGGATG is a genomic window containing:
- a CDS encoding beta-galactosidase, which codes for MIRIALTLVFALATLALQAQPQSVFPISVWYGGGKARAPMLESGARTKKELWRQDVRQIKALGFNTLRAWIDWATGEPAEKRYNFETLDVLLELAQEEGLHLLVQVYMDSAPQWVGEKYPDARFVSAGGEVIQPESAPGYCRDHAGVRAADRAFYTALADHLKRSPAFLGFDLWSEPHVINWATPVFIEKPEFCYCPNTLARFRTWLQTKYGSLDHLNTAWYRQYHSWDQVEPGRFSTILSFTDYIDWKAFIVDKLGQDLRDRADAAKHAAPDRLAASHAAGVGLFASPHHWEGQSDDWTMAGQVDYYGTSFYPKHSAFIDRDVPWRAALLDFTRSFGFDAGRKGFWIGELQGGFGTIALNVSPTVTPEDIRIWTWSALARGAKAINYYAWYPMSSGYESGGFGLNQLDGTITARAREAGSIARVVDRNQKLFLDARPPQAEVAILYNPLSHFVGGRQRAAVYGGPQGEVAGIERDSLLGIHRALFSTNVPIDFIHIAHLTPEKLRQYKLVYFPYPLMMPEAPAQLLRAYVAAGGALVAEARLGWMNEGGKASDRIPGMGLWELMGCRETAIQTAPKGRTVIHWASTAFPGLQSGDALPGTWFEESLEPLGPASRVVARYVNGDAAAVASTFGRGRTLMLGSYLSAAYQTTPTAASARFFDSLLAWSGVTRPVQTANAEVRWLESGPDRLVFVLNHSAKPVESIVRLRVPGGNLQAVDLINPGTVALQSLPQVVEFSVHLEPNAVRVLRLSPRP
- a CDS encoding tetratricopeptide repeat protein, coding for MSAIHKAIRQSVYDRLEGGRLDEAEDLCRESLLILEELCPVHVDVVTALCRLGWILDRRRAWAEALDCAERAREVLNELGSSIPAGQRESLLLDALILHGVALRQLGRYRHAEVPFQQAVRLAEVNHEVPELLISACDHLALNYRLAGNFEQAVCLYGLAILFARRAFGEVNALTATMCYHLAALQFSRGRFQDGLTPARQSLEMRRILLGPTHPDALSAETVLNQLQTAMEKEAKARPVLSVVRSATMANTVTLSDLCSAAL
- a CDS encoding sigma-70 family RNA polymerase sigma factor, which codes for MTKLLVDWGQGNKEALDLLTPIVYRELHNLAERYLRLERNAATLQPTALVHEAYLKLVAQDAPDWQSRSHFFGVAAHLMRQILVDNARRHRSEKRGGGVADVPLDEALSLAPERSAGVIALDDALNQLAVVDERKAKVIELRFFGGMTVEETADALEVSVATVGREQRLAEAWLHREMSRTSA
- a CDS encoding serine/threonine-protein kinase, translated to MMSPENWKRVEELFYEAVELPKTERGPWLDAQCGGDAELRSEVLALLASDESGRGFVEQEVAGAVLELHSRQTAPEARRIGPYRLVRELGRGGMGTVYLAERADDQYQGEVAIKLVRQGMDTEFFLARFRRERQTLARLQHPNIARLLDSGTTEDGLPFIVMERVDGVPINTYCEEHKLGVEPLLRLYLQVCAAVAHAHQNLVVHRDLKPGNILVDTTGTPKLLDFGICKLLLHEPGEGETVTGAAMMTPDYASPEQVRGEPITVASDIYSLGAVLFELLTGSRPHLIEKYSPQMLERAICEEQIRRPSTLVSDKTRARQLAGDLDTIIGRAMQKEPARRYQSVEQFASDIRRHLEHRPITARPDTVAYRARKFVQRNGGVMAAGLTVAAALTGGVIVSAHEAAVARQRFGQTRKLANALIFDLYDRVKPLPGSLGAREAIVRTGLEYLDNLALSSRDDGDLRAELAGAYERMGEVQGNILGSHKGDTEGAKASFRKALATMEGLPNNSPAGLARLRVYQRLGNLESYTGHKAEALRLYQEAVKVGDDLATSGLNNEARRSLAGVYDSISRVYRENGKSKESLESEKQALGLLEDALKANPEDRELQASVAATNAGYGMALAGVNQLEAAVSRFQLAADSWEKICRDEPTNIDHQRQRMLAYSHLGDVKGNPNYPNLGDKAGALAAFRKMMEIARDLHAGNPSDQGSLFDYGMATMRTAALPAQSAEEQVVLFRQASELLEQASKNSPANINIVVNLAALHEQLGDVLLGAGRAREADHEFLVSHQLAEQHLAEMLPFYRIYITTGRRLAEAAAGRGESEAALRYADQAVAVAEKLSTVKGAGVPQRALAPRAYSGLASTYEKLHRAADARRWHEKALAQFRELQDKPGFTRYHRDEMQRVEKALKGK